A stretch of the Candidatus Denitrolinea symbiosum genome encodes the following:
- a CDS encoding ABC transporter ATP-binding protein encodes MPGSGKTTLAKCLEEDLGGIRLSPDEWMDSLSINLYAEESRARIEALQWELGQKLLKLGLVVIIEWGTWGRSERDALREGARKLGAAVELHYLSAPPEILFERIQRRGMENPPIKLEDILRWTEMIQVPMEEEMRLFDPASERRCDP; translated from the coding sequence TTGCCCGGCTCAGGCAAAACAACCCTGGCAAAATGCCTCGAAGAAGACCTGGGCGGCATCCGCCTTTCTCCAGACGAATGGATGGATTCGCTCTCCATCAACCTGTACGCTGAAGAAAGCCGGGCAAGGATTGAAGCGTTACAATGGGAACTGGGTCAAAAACTGCTCAAGCTCGGTCTCGTGGTCATTATCGAATGGGGAACATGGGGAAGATCCGAGCGCGACGCGTTGCGCGAGGGCGCGCGTAAACTCGGCGCCGCCGTTGAATTGCATTATCTATCCGCGCCTCCTGAGATTCTCTTCGAACGGATCCAACGCCGCGGCATGGAAAACCCGCCAATCAAACTCGAAGACATTTTGCGATGGACCGAAATGATTCAAGTCCCAATGGAGGAAGAGATGAGGTTGTTCGACCCTGCAAGCGAGCGTCGTTGCGATCCATGA
- a CDS encoding acyl-CoA thioesterase, translating to MTELSPKPIRASRISIAQMMQPEHANNLGNVHGGWIMKLVDEAGALACMRHAQRRVVTVAIDSMSFRHPIKTSDLVILNAEVSYTGSTSMEAEVQVIAENPITGQRWQTNTAYLVYVALDDEGKPVAVPPILAETIDEERKMTEAKERQARRLEARR from the coding sequence ATGACCGAACTTTCTCCCAAACCCATCCGCGCCTCGCGCATCAGCATCGCGCAGATGATGCAGCCCGAACACGCCAACAACCTCGGCAACGTCCACGGCGGCTGGATCATGAAACTGGTGGACGAGGCGGGCGCGCTGGCCTGCATGCGTCACGCCCAGCGCCGCGTGGTGACCGTCGCCATCGACTCGATGTCCTTTCGCCATCCCATCAAGACCAGCGACCTGGTGATCCTGAACGCGGAGGTGAGTTATACGGGCAGCACGTCCATGGAGGCGGAGGTGCAGGTCATCGCGGAGAATCCCATCACGGGACAGCGCTGGCAGACGAACACGGCCTATCTCGTCTACGTGGCGCTCGACGACGAGGGCAAACCCGTCGCCGTCCCGCCCATCCTTGCCGAGACAATTGACGAGGAGCGGAAGATGACCGAGGCCAAAGAGCGCCAGGCGCGGCGGCTAGAGGCGAGGAGGTAA
- a CDS encoding cell surface polysaccharides synthesis membrane protein produces the protein MSHIFNDATERVRFVKFAAVGAIGTVVDFGVFNFLNLVAGLAPVFSQAISFTVAVVNNFLWNRHWTYPDSRGKAVHHQMASFGLINVVGLLIRTPIIGTMEGLLGDWAARLGVQAKTAVIIGHNAALALAIGIVMLWNYFANRYWTYNDV, from the coding sequence ATGAGTCATATTTTTAACGACGCGACCGAACGCGTCCGCTTCGTCAAGTTTGCCGCCGTCGGCGCGATCGGCACGGTGGTGGACTTTGGCGTTTTCAATTTTCTGAACCTCGTCGCGGGGCTGGCGCCCGTCTTCTCGCAGGCGATCTCCTTCACGGTGGCCGTGGTCAACAACTTCCTATGGAACCGCCACTGGACCTATCCCGATTCGCGCGGCAAGGCCGTGCATCACCAGATGGCATCGTTCGGGTTGATCAACGTGGTAGGGCTGCTCATCCGCACGCCGATCATCGGGACGATGGAGGGGCTGCTCGGAGATTGGGCCGCGCGGCTGGGAGTTCAGGCGAAGACCGCCGTCATCATCGGTCACAACGCCGCGCTGGCGCTCGCCATCGGCATCGTCATGTTGTGGAACTATTTCGCCAACCGCTATTGGACGTATAATGACGTTTGA
- a CDS encoding NAD-dependent dehydratase, which yields MRILITGAAGFLGSHLSDRLIAEGHEIVGLDNFITGNRENIAHLMGSDKFTFYRHDVSNYIFVPGKVDAVLHFASPASPNPKSPSGYFNLPIQTMKAGALGTHNSLGVAKVNQARFLLASTSEIYGDPLVHPQTEDYPGNVDPVGPRAVYDEAKRFAESLTMAYHRQHGVDTRIVRIFNTYGPRMDLEDGRALPNFLKQALLGQPLTVYGDGQQTRSFCYVDDLIDGIVRLLYSDEHLPVNIGNPVEMTVLQFAETINKVTGNAAGVVFLVNERSERDPQQRRPDITRARSILGWEPKIGVEEGLRRTIPYFKEKLGLA from the coding sequence ATGCGAATTTTGATCACCGGAGCCGCGGGATTTCTCGGCTCACACTTGAGCGACAGGCTCATCGCCGAAGGCCACGAGATCGTGGGACTGGACAACTTCATCACGGGCAACCGCGAGAACATCGCGCACCTGATGGGCAGCGACAAATTCACCTTCTACCGTCACGACGTGTCCAACTACATCTTCGTGCCGGGCAAAGTGGACGCCGTGCTGCACTTCGCCTCGCCCGCCAGCCCCAACCCAAAATCGCCTTCGGGATACTTCAACCTGCCCATCCAGACGATGAAAGCGGGCGCGCTCGGCACGCACAACTCGCTCGGCGTGGCAAAAGTCAACCAGGCGCGCTTCCTGCTCGCCTCCACCAGCGAAATTTACGGCGACCCGCTCGTCCATCCGCAGACGGAAGATTACCCCGGCAACGTGGACCCGGTCGGGCCGCGCGCCGTCTACGACGAAGCCAAACGCTTCGCCGAGTCGCTGACGATGGCCTATCACCGTCAGCACGGCGTGGACACGCGCATCGTCCGCATCTTCAACACCTACGGCCCGCGCATGGACCTGGAGGACGGCCGCGCCCTGCCGAACTTCCTCAAGCAGGCGCTGCTCGGACAGCCGCTCACCGTCTACGGCGACGGACAGCAGACGCGCTCGTTCTGCTACGTGGACGACCTGATTGACGGCATCGTCCGCTTGCTGTATTCGGACGAGCATCTGCCCGTCAACATCGGGAATCCCGTCGAGATGACCGTCCTGCAATTCGCGGAGACCATCAACAAGGTGACGGGCAACGCGGCGGGAGTCGTCTTCCTCGTCAACGAGCGCAGCGAACGCGACCCGCAGCAGCGCCGTCCCGACATCACACGCGCCCGCTCCATCCTGGGCTGGGAGCCGAAGATCGGCGTCGAAGAGGGACTGCGGCGCACCATCCCATACTTCAAGGAAAAACTCGGACTGGCATGA
- a CDS encoding segregation and condensation protein B, giving the protein MTDSENPLVPTAIRLEALLFVAAEPVLPAQLAAALETTSTEIEQGLRALEESLAARGLRLQRHAGRVQLTTAPEFASLVERFLGLEATTRLSRAALETLAIIAYQQPVTRPQVDAVRGVNSDGMMKSLLAKGLIQETGRAEGPGRPILYNTTPEFLQHFGINSVRDLPALELPQESEEQDIGLLKG; this is encoded by the coding sequence ATGACCGATTCTGAAAACCCTCTTGTCCCCACCGCCATCCGTCTCGAGGCGCTTTTGTTCGTGGCGGCGGAACCCGTCCTGCCCGCGCAATTGGCCGCCGCGCTGGAGACCACCTCCACCGAGATCGAGCAGGGACTGCGCGCGCTGGAGGAGTCGCTGGCCGCGCGCGGACTTCGCTTGCAGCGTCACGCAGGACGCGTGCAGTTGACCACCGCGCCCGAGTTCGCGTCCCTCGTCGAGCGCTTCCTCGGTCTCGAAGCCACGACGCGCCTGAGCCGCGCCGCGCTCGAGACGCTCGCCATCATCGCCTACCAACAGCCCGTCACCCGTCCGCAGGTGGACGCGGTGCGCGGCGTCAACAGCGACGGGATGATGAAGAGCCTGCTGGCGAAGGGTCTCATCCAGGAGACCGGCCGCGCCGAGGGACCCGGGCGTCCGATCCTCTACAATACCACGCCCGAATTTTTGCAACACTTCGGCATCAACTCCGTCCGCGATCTGCCCGCGCTGGAACTGCCGCAGGAGAGCGAAGAGCAGGACATCGGCTTGCTGAAAGGGTAA
- a CDS encoding pseudouridine synthase → MQERIQKILAQAGYGSRRACEEFIVARRVRVNGKTAELGQKADPAVDRITLDGKPLPKTERLVYIALNKPRFVLSTVEREDDDNRETVIDLVDVRERVYPVGRLDLESEGLILLTNDGDLANRLTHPRYGHEKEYRVLVARRPDEEQLAAWRRGVVLEDGHKTAPARVFFSEPQGKGAWIKVVMGEGRKRQIREICAQLGLPVVRIVRVRIGSLRLGTLKSRAWRFLSEEEVEELKNPEKTGDGGRKTENRRKTGDGGRKTEGGKRRRRESESSTFGKRRKIPK, encoded by the coding sequence ATGCAGGAACGCATCCAAAAGATCCTCGCCCAGGCGGGCTACGGCTCGCGGCGCGCGTGCGAAGAGTTCATCGTCGCGCGGCGCGTACGCGTCAACGGGAAGACCGCCGAACTGGGACAGAAGGCCGACCCGGCCGTTGACCGCATCACGCTGGACGGCAAGCCGCTCCCGAAGACGGAACGGCTCGTCTATATCGCGCTGAACAAGCCGCGCTTCGTCCTTTCGACGGTGGAGCGCGAGGACGACGACAACCGCGAGACGGTGATTGACCTCGTGGACGTGCGCGAGCGCGTCTACCCTGTGGGACGGCTGGACCTCGAATCCGAGGGACTCATCCTGCTGACGAACGACGGCGACCTGGCGAACCGTCTCACGCATCCGCGCTATGGGCATGAGAAGGAGTACCGCGTGCTGGTGGCGCGCCGTCCCGACGAGGAGCAGTTGGCCGCGTGGAGGCGCGGGGTGGTGCTGGAGGACGGTCACAAGACCGCGCCGGCGCGGGTCTTTTTCTCGGAGCCGCAGGGGAAGGGCGCATGGATCAAAGTGGTCATGGGCGAGGGGAGGAAACGTCAGATCCGCGAGATCTGCGCGCAGTTGGGATTGCCTGTCGTGCGGATCGTGCGGGTGAGGATCGGCTCGCTGCGGCTGGGAACTCTCAAGTCACGCGCGTGGCGGTTCTTGAGCGAGGAAGAGGTTGAGGAGTTGAAGAATCCCGAAAAGACGGGGGACGGAGGGCGGAAGACGGAAAACAGACGAAAGACGGGGGACGGAGGGCGGAAGACCGAGGGCGGGAAACGGAGGAGGCGGGAATCCGAAAGTTCTACTTTCGGAAAGCGAAGAAAAATCCCGAAGTAG
- a CDS encoding transcription elongation factor GreA encodes MPDIHLTAEGLAKIKVELEELKGPRREELAARLRSAIQMGDLSENADYHKAKEDQAFLEGRIQELEFMARNAVVIEKSSNNDVVSIGSRVTIQEEDYPAETYHLVGPAEADPRNGRISHESPIGSALMDRRVGDSVEVETPAGKTNFKILKIE; translated from the coding sequence ATGCCAGACATTCATCTCACCGCCGAAGGATTAGCCAAAATCAAAGTCGAGCTGGAGGAACTCAAAGGCCCGCGCCGCGAGGAACTGGCCGCGCGCCTGCGCTCCGCCATCCAGATGGGCGATCTCTCGGAGAACGCCGACTACCACAAAGCCAAGGAAGACCAGGCCTTCCTCGAAGGCCGCATCCAGGAATTGGAATTCATGGCGCGCAACGCGGTCGTCATCGAGAAAAGCTCCAATAACGACGTCGTCAGCATCGGCTCGCGCGTCACCATTCAGGAAGAGGATTACCCCGCCGAGACCTATCACCTGGTCGGTCCCGCCGAGGCCGACCCGCGCAACGGACGCATCTCGCACGAATCGCCCATCGGCAGCGCGCTCATGGACCGCCGCGTCGGCGACAGCGTCGAAGTGGAGACGCCCGCAGGCAAGACCAATTTCAAGATTTTGAAAATCGAGTAA
- a CDS encoding deoxyguanosinetriphosphate triphosphohydrolase, which yields MYYTRQQLEEIEDKSLAPYAMRSRDSKGRAYLDNEPDYRTAFQRDRDRIIHTTAFRRLEYKTQVFINYEGDYYRTRLTHTLEVAQIGRAIARALGANEDLVEAICLVHDIGHPPFGHSGESVLSRLMKDFGGFDHNKQTLRLVTELEQRYPEFPGLNLTWEAREGIVKHESEYDISDASAFNPELRGNLETQICNAADELAYTAHDLDDGLRSGMLAPRMLSGLTLWEALTDKIQWRGPDLSEMDRHRLIRKLIGLEVTDFVTATYERIKDSGAKSPLDIQKLKHNVVGFSEETHRRNRELKDFLYARMYRHHRVVRMQVKAERILADLFNAYRAEPSVLPEHIQKIIPLRGPERTICDYIAGMTDRYATEEHQKLFNPLEKP from the coding sequence ATGTACTACACCCGCCAGCAACTCGAAGAGATCGAAGACAAGTCCCTGGCTCCCTACGCCATGCGGAGCAGGGACTCGAAAGGCCGCGCCTACCTCGACAACGAACCCGACTATCGCACCGCGTTCCAGCGCGACCGCGACCGCATCATCCACACCACCGCCTTCCGCCGCCTCGAGTACAAGACGCAGGTCTTCATTAATTACGAGGGCGACTACTACCGCACCCGTCTCACCCACACCCTCGAGGTCGCGCAGATCGGACGCGCCATCGCCCGCGCCCTCGGCGCCAACGAAGACCTCGTGGAGGCCATCTGCCTCGTCCACGACATCGGTCATCCGCCCTTTGGACATTCGGGCGAATCCGTCCTCAGCCGGTTGATGAAGGACTTCGGCGGGTTCGACCACAACAAGCAGACCCTGCGCCTCGTCACCGAACTGGAGCAGCGCTACCCCGAATTCCCCGGCCTGAACCTGACCTGGGAGGCGCGCGAGGGCATCGTCAAACACGAATCGGAATACGACATCTCGGACGCCTCGGCCTTCAACCCCGAACTGCGCGGCAACCTCGAGACGCAAATCTGCAACGCGGCCGACGAACTCGCCTACACCGCCCACGACCTCGACGACGGACTCCGCTCAGGGATGCTCGCGCCGCGGATGCTGAGCGGCCTCACCCTCTGGGAAGCGCTGACGGACAAGATCCAGTGGCGGGGACCGGACCTCAGCGAAATGGACCGCCACCGCCTCATCCGCAAGTTGATCGGGCTGGAGGTCACCGACTTCGTCACGGCCACTTACGAGCGAATCAAGGACAGCGGCGCCAAGTCCCCGCTCGACATCCAGAAATTGAAGCACAACGTCGTCGGGTTCAGCGAAGAGACGCACCGCCGCAACCGCGAATTAAAAGACTTCCTCTATGCCCGCATGTACCGTCATCACCGCGTCGTGCGGATGCAGGTCAAAGCCGAGCGCATCCTCGCCGACCTGTTCAACGCCTACCGCGCCGAGCCGTCGGTCCTGCCCGAACACATCCAGAAAATCATCCCCCTGCGCGGACCGGAACGCACCATCTGCGATTACATCGCGGGGATGACCGACCGCTACGCCACCGAAGAACACCAGAAACTCTTCAACCCGCTCGAAAAACCATAA
- a CDS encoding PadR family transcriptional regulator — MTNQYAENVALELRRGVIVLAALSQLGEAQYGYSLLKSLSELGLEVDQGTLYPLLRRLETQGLLESVWKIEEARPRRYYVISAAGKKLLPRLKNEWDSIVAVMKKMLA; from the coding sequence ATGACAAACCAATATGCCGAAAATGTCGCGCTGGAACTACGGCGCGGGGTGATCGTACTGGCGGCGCTGAGTCAACTGGGCGAGGCGCAGTACGGCTACTCGCTGTTGAAAAGCCTCTCCGAACTGGGGCTGGAAGTGGACCAGGGTACGCTCTATCCCCTGCTCCGCCGGCTCGAGACGCAGGGCCTGCTCGAGTCGGTCTGGAAGATCGAGGAGGCGCGTCCCCGCCGCTATTACGTCATCAGCGCGGCGGGAAAGAAACTCCTGCCCCGACTGAAAAATGAATGGGACAGCATCGTGGCTGTGATGAAGAAAATGCTGGCATGA